The following proteins are co-located in the Helicoverpa armigera isolate CAAS_96S chromosome 23, ASM3070526v1, whole genome shotgun sequence genome:
- the LOC110376275 gene encoding neuronal synaptobrevin, with translation MAAEAGPAQTGLAPPEGETGPDGEIIGGPRTPQQIAAQRRLQQTQAQVDEVVDIMKTNMDKVLDRDVKLSELDDRADALQYGASQFEQQAKSLKNKFWLQNLKMMIIMGVIGIVIIGLLFVRYRGTSTVTAPPPIAPGNNTVTTNTNH, from the exons AT GGCTGCCGAAGCAGGTCCCGCTCAAACCGGGCTTGCGCCCCCAGAGGGCGAGACGGGGCCCGATGGTGAGATCATCGGAGGGCCTCGCACGCCGCAGCAGATTGCAGCCCAGAGGCGGTTGCAGCAGACGCAGGCGCAAGTCGATGAG GTAGTGGACATCATGAAAACAAACATGGACAAGGTGCTGGACCGAGACGTGAAACTATCAGAACTTGACGACAGAGCAG ACGCCCTGCAGTATGGAGCGTCACAGTTTGAGCAACAAGCCAAAAGTTTGAAGAACAAGTTCTGGTTACAAAATCTTAAG atgatgataataatggGAGTGATCGGGATCGTTATAATAGGCCTACTATTTG TTCGGTACCGAGGAACGTCAACTGTGACGGCCCCACCACCGATCGCACCCGGCAATAACACTGTGACAACAAATACTAACCATT ga
- the LOC110376270 gene encoding allergen Tha p 2 produces MAALKLFVALTLVYAVSAVPQRAGLVQFLEATKALGYQHNNIFPKQEHKFDPYTYNGDPMTDTEIIPGQMNNYGKYSYGCRDGYCWVQCRSFPVDSWCWSTPTWSYSQSYQYVTCREHSDCTNRLQCATPCI; encoded by the coding sequence ATGGCTGCCCTCAAGTTGTTTGTGGCTCTAACGCTGGTCTACGCGGTATCCGCCGTGCCTCAACGCGCTGGCCTCGTCCAATTCCTGGAAGCAACGAAAGCTCTAGGATACCAACACAACAACATCTTCCCGAAACAAGAACACAAGTTTGATCCTTACACCTACAATGGGGACCCGATGACGGACACAGAAATCATTCCTGGACAGATGAATAACTATGGCAAGTATAGTTATGGGTGTCGTGATGGGTACTGCTGGGTGCAGTGCAGGTCCTTCCCAGTGGACAGCTGGTGTTGGTCGACTCCCACTTGGTCGTACTCCCAGAGTTACCAGTACGTGACGTGTCGGGAACATAGTGATTGCACCAACAGGCTTCAGTGTGCAACGCCGTGCATTTGA